The sequence AGCGACGACGTGCTGGACGAGATCGTGCCCTGGCTGAACTGCTGCTGCACCGACGCGAGCATCGTGCCGATGCCGATCGGGTTGTTCACGGCCGATGCGACCGAATTCGCGTACATGTCGGAAAACTGCGCGGTGCTGCCCTTGAAGCCCACCGTGTTGGCGTTCGCGATGTTGTTGCCGATCACGTCGAGATCGCTCGACGCGCCCGCCAAACCGCTCAAACCCTGTTGATAGCCCATCTCGGTCTCCGTAGCGAAGAAGCTGGATTAGTTGGTGGAAGACGAGGAGCTGCCGTTCGACGCGCTCTTCGTGTTCGGGAAAATCGACGCGACCTGGCTGAAGCCGACCGTCGAGCCGTTCGACAGCACGAGCCCCGGCGTGCCGTCCGCCTGCTTGACGACGCTCAGCACCTGCGCGGACGACAGCGTCGTGGGCGCGTACTGCTTGCCGGACGTGTCGGTGTAGCTCGCGCTGATCGTGTAGGTGCCGTCGGGCAGCGCGTTGCCGGCCGTGTCGGTCGGCGTCCAGTTGAACGGCACCGTGCCCGCCGACTGCGCGCCCGCGTTGATCGTGTTGACGACGACGCCCGACGCGTTCTTCACGGTGATCGTCAGGTTCGACACGGCGCTCGTGAGCTGCACGCCGAACGGCGAGGCCGCGCCGCTCTTGACGGGCACGGTGTTGCCCGGGGCGAGCACGTTCGAGCCGATCAGCATCGCCGCCTGGGTCTGCTGGCCCGCGGTGAGCTGCGACGACAGCGACGTGAGCGCCGTGTTCAGTTGCGCGATGCCGCTCACGGTGTTGATCTGCGCGAGCTGCGACGTCATCTGCGAGCTGTCGACGGGGCTCGTCGGGTCCTGATTCTTGAGTTGCGTGACGAGCAGCGTGAGGAACGTCGTCTGCAGGTCGGCCGCCGACGTCGTCGACAGCGAGCTCGCGACGTTGATGTTCGCGTTCGTGCCGCCGGTGCCGCCGGCGCCGTTCGTACCGTTCGTGCCGCTGGCGTTGCCGGCGCCGCTCGTGCCGCTCGCCGCGTTCGTGCCCGTCGTGCTCGACGATTGGCTGTTCGAGCTCATCGTGTCGAACGGCAGCGGGTTCACGGTGGTGCCGCTGCTGCCGATGGTCGTAAAGGAGGATGTCATCCCGGTTCGCCTTTCTCTGCTATGCGTGTTTCGGTCGATGGAAAGCCGCGCGTCAGCTGCCGATCGTCAGCGTCTTCAGCATCAGCTGCTTCGCGGTGTTGAGCGTCTCGACGTTCGCCTGGTACGAGCGCGACGCGGAAATCATGTTGACCATCTCCTGCACCGGATCGACGTTCGGCATCGTCACGTAGCCGTTCTGGTCGGCGGCGGGGTTCGACGGGTCGTAGGTCGTCTTCATCGGCGACGGATCGTCGATCACCTTGGTCACCTGCACGCCGCCGACGCCCTGGCCCGACGCGGTGCGCGCGCGCCCCATCGGCGCGGTCGCGAACACCACCTGCTTCGCCTTGTAGGGCTTGCCGTCGGGGCCCGTCGCGCTGTCGGCGTTCGCGAGATTCGACGCCGTCACGTTCAGACGCTGCGACTGGGCCGACATCGCGGAACCCGCAACATCGAAAATGTTCATCAATGAAGGCATGCGTACTCCTTATCGCGTTGCGCGCTCATTCAACCGTTTCCCGTGACGCGCGCGACACGCGGGAAAAAGCAAAGCGCCGAAGCGGCGCGTCACGAACTCGAATTCGACGTGATCGCGGCGATCATCGTCTTGATCTGCTGGGTCATCACCGTCATCCCGGCCTGGTAATGCACCGCGTTGTCGGCGAACTGCACGCGCTCGGTGTCGAGATCGACGGTGTTGCCGTCGAGCGCCGGCTGCTGCGGAATCCGGTACTGCGCGCGGCCGTAGTCGTCGCTCGGGCCGCCCGTCGGAATCAGCTTCACGTTGCCCGCGAGGTGCGCGCCCGACGTCGTCGCCATCGACATCCCGCCCGTCACGCCCGCCGGCTGAGCGAGCGGCAGTTGCGCCGCGTTGCCGGCGCTCGCCGCGCCGTCCTGCTTGAGCGCGCGGGCGAGCGTCGACGAGAAGTTGACGTCGCGCGCGCGGTAGCCGGGGGTGTCGGCGTTCGCGATGTTCGACGACAACAGTTCCTGCCGATATGCGCGCACGTCGAGCGCCTGGCGGCCGAATGCGAATTCGGCATCGAGTTTGTCCAGCATCTGCAAGCCTCCGTCTGAAGATGCGCCGCTCCTTCGCCGCCCGCGATCGACCGCGACGCTCAGTCGCTCGACCACGGGCGGCCAAAGAGGCTTTTTTCCATGAGACGCATGGTAGGCGGGCGACGCAACGGGCAATCGGGCGAATAACCGGCAAAGGGCCCCTCTATTCGCGGTTTGCCGGCGCTCGCCCATCCCTAGAATGCAACCCGTACCAAACGGTTTCGAGGAGGGCGCGATGACGACTGACGCAGGCCGCGCGACGCGCACGCGCTTCGCGGCGGCGCTCGCGCTGGCGGGCTGGATGTGCGGCGCGCTCGCGCAACAGGCGGGCGACGGCGGGATGATCGTGATTCCCGGGCGCGGCGAATCGGCGGAGACGGCGCTCGCGAACGCGGCGAACGCCGCGGGGGCCGGCACGCCGGGCGCGGCCGGCCGGAACGGAACGGGCCATGCGGCGGGCACAGGCGCGTGGAACGCGCAGGCCGCCGCCCAGGCGGCCGCCGTGTGGGCCGGCCGGACCGGCGCGGGATCGGACGATCCTGCCCGCCCCGCGACGGCAGCCGAACGAAACGACGGCCCGATCGTGATCGAACCGGGCCCGGCCGCATCGAGCGACCGGATCGCGGCACCGCCCGCCGTCGGGTGGAGCAGGCAAGCGAATGCGGCCGCGCCGGCAGGCGCGCGCAATGGGGGCGCGAATTCCGGGGGCGCGAACTCCGGGGGCGCGAACTCCGCATCGCCGACGGCCGGATCGAATCCTTCGGCAGGCACGGTGTCAGCGAGAGCCGGATGGCCCCCTCCGGGCGGCGCGAACGCGCCCATCCCCGCGAATCGGAACAACCCGGCGGCAAGCGTCGCCGCCGGCGCCAATCCCGCATTCCGCGCGGGCGCCGCGCCGCGCGCGCCGGCCGATGCGCAGCAGGTCGCGACGGTCGTCGCACGGGACGCGGGCGCGTCCGCCGGCCAGCCCGCC comes from Burkholderia savannae and encodes:
- the flgD gene encoding flagellar hook assembly protein FlgD; the encoded protein is MTSSFTTIGSSGTTVNPLPFDTMSSNSQSSSTTGTNAASGTSGAGNASGTNGTNGAGGTGGTNANINVASSLSTTSAADLQTTFLTLLVTQLKNQDPTSPVDSSQMTSQLAQINTVSGIAQLNTALTSLSSQLTAGQQTQAAMLIGSNVLAPGNTVPVKSGAASPFGVQLTSAVSNLTITVKNASGVVVNTINAGAQSAGTVPFNWTPTDTAGNALPDGTYTISASYTDTSGKQYAPTTLSSAQVLSVVKQADGTPGLVLSNGSTVGFSQVASIFPNTKSASNGSSSSSTN
- the flgC gene encoding flagellar basal body rod protein FlgC, whose product is MPSLMNIFDVAGSAMSAQSQRLNVTASNLANADSATGPDGKPYKAKQVVFATAPMGRARTASGQGVGGVQVTKVIDDPSPMKTTYDPSNPAADQNGYVTMPNVDPVQEMVNMISASRSYQANVETLNTAKQLMLKTLTIGS
- the flgB gene encoding flagellar basal body rod protein FlgB, which gives rise to MLDKLDAEFAFGRQALDVRAYRQELLSSNIANADTPGYRARDVNFSSTLARALKQDGAASAGNAAQLPLAQPAGVTGGMSMATTSGAHLAGNVKLIPTGGPSDDYGRAQYRIPQQPALDGNTVDLDTERVQFADNAVHYQAGMTVMTQQIKTMIAAITSNSSS